In the genome of Fulvivirga maritima, one region contains:
- a CDS encoding SusC/RagA family TonB-linked outer membrane protein, translating into MRENYRIIKATWVALLLTIPIFASSQHNVTGKIIDETGASLPSVMIQVKGTTRGTTTTLDGEYEISVKDPNATLVFSYIGYKKQRIPLNGRNILNVTLSEDVEKLSEVVVTALGVEREEKAIGYSVQSIGADEIATVKSTNPINSLAGKVSGVYITGSSNGPTASANINIRGAASLLGNNQPLFVVNGMPITNDLYSLDDGLNGSTTIDFGNASQIVNPDDIQSINILKGPAASALYGSRAADGVILIETKTGENAQGIGVEINSSTMFESILKLPDYQNEYGFGGNGMYSYYDGTVFDGVDFNGNGTLEPGGGELFYEAYGENWGPRMNGQLIKQSNSNGEAVPFTPAEDNVRNFFRTGVTSINNISINSSNEDGDYRLSYTNLANRGIVPNTNLKRNTVQASFGKRFFDDDKLRTRANIMYVASASDNVPNAGYDESSSVMYGWLWYPRQVNINDLKDYWEVPGEQQRYVEDSWVNNPWLIAKENTNSFQSKRFIGNFKVNYDFAKNFTARFRFGADVLNEGRQYRRAPSTKGVLRGSYREDEISFSETNAELLVGYHTDMDDMSFFDLDVKVGGNIMRQDANYLIANNPELENFGTDPSIYTLTNARSGVLVESQKTQMGINSLFATATFSMLNSIFIDASYRNDWNSTLVNPYIGRDNSSYSFGYPSVAVSGVISDLVQLPSAFSFLKVKGSYAEVGNGAPAYAFGNTFTPQAAYGSQAIFSTNRTIADEDLTNERTKAYETGLDVRLFEGRIRLDFTYYDMLSYDQVINLPVATTSGYDYALTNGGEIRNRGIELMLGGRAVETENFSWDITFNAGRNRAVVESLPDVIESGRYSIVADMFPGDGSSADLEYVAEEGELLGQLYGLGFERGPDGRVIHQDGLPVLTDEKVSAGSYQPDWRIGLNNSFKYKNITVGILFDGQIGGKVYSRSHALYATGGAITNDDDPHLDLSTTEGRRVYSVDYNADGLPVYTLEQEGGVVGPGWNWTDANGDGVFRNEDGSFQTEELSENDVVVQPGGAGYTGYFYNYYGNGFNRDNIEAATYDATYFKLRELSIKFDLPHSLAEKIGMQKASIAFIGKNLLLFTDVPTIDPETYSIRNGIFVNGYESTQFPSTRSYGFSINLGF; encoded by the coding sequence AATGATTCAAGTAAAAGGGACCACCCGAGGCACCACCACTACGCTGGATGGGGAATACGAAATTTCAGTAAAGGACCCTAACGCCACGTTAGTATTCAGCTACATCGGTTATAAAAAGCAAAGAATACCTTTAAACGGACGTAATATTCTGAATGTAACGCTCAGTGAAGATGTAGAAAAACTTAGCGAAGTAGTAGTTACCGCCCTGGGCGTAGAGCGTGAAGAAAAAGCCATTGGCTATTCCGTTCAAAGCATAGGAGCTGATGAAATAGCCACGGTAAAATCTACCAACCCTATTAACTCCCTGGCTGGTAAAGTTTCCGGAGTTTACATTACAGGAAGTTCTAACGGACCTACAGCATCAGCCAATATCAATATTAGAGGTGCCGCTTCATTATTAGGCAACAACCAACCTCTGTTTGTGGTCAATGGTATGCCTATAACTAACGACCTTTACAGCCTTGATGACGGACTCAATGGCTCAACCACTATTGACTTTGGTAATGCATCACAAATAGTTAACCCTGATGACATCCAGTCTATCAACATATTAAAAGGGCCAGCAGCATCTGCACTATACGGATCCAGAGCGGCTGATGGTGTAATCCTTATTGAAACAAAAACAGGTGAAAACGCCCAGGGAATTGGTGTAGAGATTAACTCGAGCACCATGTTTGAAAGCATTTTGAAACTGCCGGATTACCAAAACGAGTATGGTTTTGGGGGTAACGGTATGTACAGCTATTATGATGGAACTGTATTTGACGGTGTAGATTTCAACGGTAACGGCACCTTAGAACCTGGTGGCGGCGAGCTCTTTTATGAGGCTTATGGTGAAAACTGGGGCCCTCGTATGAACGGTCAGTTAATCAAACAGTCTAACTCTAACGGTGAGGCTGTGCCTTTCACCCCTGCGGAAGATAACGTAAGGAACTTCTTCAGAACCGGCGTTACCAGCATTAACAACATATCTATTAACTCTAGTAACGAAGATGGCGATTATCGTCTTTCTTACACTAACCTGGCTAACAGAGGTATAGTACCTAACACTAACCTAAAAAGAAATACTGTGCAAGCCAGCTTCGGCAAGCGCTTTTTCGATGATGATAAGCTAAGAACAAGAGCTAACATCATGTATGTAGCTTCTGCCTCTGATAACGTGCCAAATGCCGGATATGATGAATCCTCATCAGTAATGTATGGCTGGCTTTGGTACCCCAGACAGGTAAACATTAACGACCTAAAAGATTACTGGGAAGTACCAGGAGAACAGCAGCGATATGTAGAAGACTCATGGGTGAACAACCCTTGGTTAATTGCCAAAGAAAATACCAACTCATTCCAGAGCAAGAGATTCATTGGTAACTTCAAAGTGAATTATGACTTTGCTAAAAACTTCACAGCCAGATTCCGCTTTGGAGCTGATGTACTTAACGAAGGCAGACAATACAGAAGAGCTCCTTCCACTAAAGGTGTACTAAGAGGTAGCTACAGAGAAGATGAAATCAGTTTCTCAGAAACCAATGCTGAATTATTGGTAGGCTACCATACAGATATGGATGACATGTCTTTCTTTGACTTAGACGTAAAAGTAGGTGGTAACATTATGCGTCAGGATGCTAATTACCTGATAGCGAATAACCCTGAGCTAGAAAACTTTGGTACAGATCCCAGCATTTACACCCTTACTAATGCCCGCTCAGGAGTGTTGGTAGAGTCTCAAAAAACTCAAATGGGTATTAATAGCTTATTTGCTACTGCCACTTTTTCTATGCTAAACAGTATTTTCATTGATGCTTCATATAGAAATGACTGGAACAGTACGTTGGTTAACCCATACATAGGGCGAGACAACTCATCATATAGCTTTGGCTACCCTTCAGTAGCAGTAAGTGGTGTAATTTCTGATTTGGTACAGCTACCTTCAGCCTTCAGTTTCTTAAAAGTAAAAGGATCTTATGCTGAAGTAGGTAACGGAGCTCCGGCTTATGCCTTTGGCAATACTTTTACGCCTCAGGCTGCTTACGGATCACAAGCTATCTTTAGCACTAACAGAACTATTGCTGACGAAGACCTTACTAACGAAAGAACCAAGGCTTATGAAACTGGCTTAGATGTGAGACTCTTTGAAGGAAGAATAAGACTTGATTTCACTTACTATGATATGTTAAGTTATGATCAGGTTATCAACCTACCGGTAGCTACTACCAGTGGTTATGATTATGCACTTACTAATGGAGGTGAAATAAGAAACAGAGGTATAGAGCTAATGCTTGGTGGTAGAGCCGTAGAAACAGAAAACTTCAGCTGGGATATCACTTTTAATGCTGGGCGTAACAGAGCGGTAGTAGAGAGCTTGCCAGACGTAATAGAAAGCGGAAGATATTCAATAGTAGCTGACATGTTCCCCGGAGATGGATCTAGTGCCGACCTGGAATATGTGGCAGAAGAAGGCGAACTTCTTGGTCAGCTTTACGGACTTGGCTTTGAAAGAGGACCTGACGGAAGAGTTATTCACCAAGATGGATTACCGGTATTAACCGATGAAAAAGTATCTGCAGGCTCTTATCAACCTGACTGGAGAATAGGTTTAAACAACTCATTCAAATACAAAAACATTACGGTAGGTATTTTATTCGATGGTCAAATAGGCGGAAAAGTTTATTCAAGATCACACGCACTTTATGCTACAGGTGGTGCTATCACTAATGATGATGATCCTCATTTAGACCTATCTACCACTGAAGGCAGAAGAGTATATTCTGTAGATTATAACGCAGACGGGCTTCCTGTTTACACTCTTGAGCAAGAAGGCGGAGTAGTAGGGCCAGGATGGAACTGGACAGATGCCAATGGTGATGGCGTATTTAGAAATGAAGATGGATCATTCCAAACAGAAGAACTTTCTGAAAATGACGTAGTAGTACAGCCAGGAGGAGCCGGTTACACAGGGTACTTCTATAACTATTATGGAAACGGCTTTAACCGTGATAATATTGAAGCAGCCACCTATGATGCTACCTATTTCAAACTGAGAGAGCTAAGTATCAAATTTGATTTACCTCACTCTCTTGCAGAGAAAATAGGAATGCAAAAAGCAAGCATCGCCTTCATAGGAAAGAACTTATTACTTTTCACTGACGTGCCTACTATTGATCCTGAAACCTATTCTATCAGAAATGGAATTTTCGTGAACGGATATGAAAGTACTCAATTCCCTTCTACCAGAAGTTATGGTTTCAGCATAAACCTGGGATTCTAA